The sequence below is a genomic window from Halanaerobiales bacterium.
GTGTAAATGAAATGCTAGAAGACAGTGGCCTCTTTTTTGCAGGGTATCCAATGAGTGTAGAAACCTGTTATTTAGGTGGTAATATTGCCGAAAATGCTGGTGGAGGTAAAGCTGTAAAATATGGTGTTACCGGTCGTTATGTAATGGGACTTGAAATTGTTACTCCAACTGGAGAAATAGTTCAACTTGGAGGAAAAAGAGTTAAAGATGTAACTGGCTATGATCTAAAACAATTGATTGTTGGATCAGAGGGAACTTTAGGAATAGTAACTAAAGCAACTATCAAACTATTACCTAAACCTACTCAAAGAGTTGGATTATTAGCATTGTTTGAGGATGAAGAAACTGCTATATCTACTGTTCCAAAAATTATGACTGAAGGAAGAATTATTCCAACCAGTATTGAATTTATGGACAAACTTTCTGTTAAAACTTCCTGTGAATATCTAAATGAACATTTACCGTATCAGGAAGCAGGAGCGATGCTCTTAATAGAAGTTGATGGTAATAAAGAAGATGTTGTTAATGCAGATAGTGAAACTATCGGAGAGCTTTGTCTTGATAATGATGCAATTGAAGTTTATGTAGCAGATAATCATACAACCAGGGAAAGAATTTGGAGTGTACGTCGTAATATTGCAGAGGCTTTTAAGGTTGTTAGTCCTCATCAGAGTTTAGAGGATATTGTTGTTCCAACTGCTAATATACCAAAATTAATGCCTTATTTAGATGAAATATCAGAAAAATATGATATACAAATTCCCTGTTATGGTCATGCAGGTGATGGGAATTTACATGCTACTTTAGTTAAAAATCCCGATCATTCTATGGAAAAATGGGCAGAGATTGAAGAAGAAGCTTTAGTTGATTTATATGAAGCAACTAAAGAGCTGGGTGGTACTTTAAGTGGTGAACATGGTATTGGATCCAAGCGTAAAAAATATATGGATATGATGATGGATCCAACTGAACTCCAGCTTATGCGCGGTATCAAAAAGGCTTTTGATCCTAATAATATTATGAATCCAGGTAAAATCTTTGACATGGAAGATGAGTAATAAGAAAGGGGTAATAAAATGCCTGAATTACAATTTCCTTATGGAAGAGAAAAATTGAATTTAGAACTTCCAGCTGATAGATTAAATGGAACATTGTTTTCTAGTGCTCATGAATATGAGACCAATAAAAGTGAGAGTGAAATAGTAAAAGAGGCTATGGCCAATCCAATTGCCAGTTCAAAACTCAAAGAATTGGCTAAAGGAAAAGATAAGATAGTTATTATATCCAGTGATCATACCAGACCGGTGCCCAGCCATATTACTATGCC
It includes:
- a CDS encoding FAD-linked oxidase C-terminal domain-containing protein encodes the protein MKYNPVTEDILAELREIVGEKNVLTEEEKIEAYSHDETPAEEYGHMPEVVLTPNSAEEISKIMKLANRELIPVTPSGARSGLSGGAIPDHGGIVISIENMDEVVEIDYDNLMMVLEPGVITNSVNEMLEDSGLFFAGYPMSVETCYLGGNIAENAGGGKAVKYGVTGRYVMGLEIVTPTGEIVQLGGKRVKDVTGYDLKQLIVGSEGTLGIVTKATIKLLPKPTQRVGLLALFEDEETAISTVPKIMTEGRIIPTSIEFMDKLSVKTSCEYLNEHLPYQEAGAMLLIEVDGNKEDVVNADSETIGELCLDNDAIEVYVADNHTTRERIWSVRRNIAEAFKVVSPHQSLEDIVVPTANIPKLMPYLDEISEKYDIQIPCYGHAGDGNLHATLVKNPDHSMEKWAEIEEEALVDLYEATKELGGTLSGEHGIGSKRKKYMDMMMDPTELQLMRGIKKAFDPNNIMNPGKIFDMEDE
- a CDS encoding lactate racemase domain-containing protein — protein: MPELQFPYGREKLNLELPADRLNGTLFSSAHEYETNKSESEIVKEAMANPIASSKLKELAKGKDKIVIISSDHTRPVPSHITMPILIDEIESVNSEAEITILVATGFHRASTEEELRDKYGDRIVDDINI